The Parabacteroides sp. AD58 genome includes a window with the following:
- the galK gene encoding galactokinase, producing MKEKISKKFEELFNTTGAFYASPGRINLIGEHTDYNGGFVFPGAIDKGMIAEIKPNGTGKVRAFSIDLNDYAEFGLTEEDAPKASWARYIFGVCREIIKRGGNIQGFDTTFAGDVPLGAGMSSSAALESTYAFALNEIFELNIDKFELAKIGQATEHNYCGVNCGIMDQFASVFGKKGHLIRLDCRSLEYKYFPFDPEAAGYKLVLLDSVVKHELASSAYNKRRQSCENVVAAIKRNHPEVEFLRDATMEMLNEVKADVSAEDYMRAEYVIEEIQRVLDVCDALEKGDYETVGEKMYGTHYGMSKLYEVSCEELDFLNDIAKECGVTGSRVMGGGFGGCTINLVKEDKYDAFVAKAFAEYTKKFGHEPKLYNVVISDGARRLA from the coding sequence ATGAAAGAGAAGATCAGTAAGAAATTCGAGGAACTGTTTAATACAACGGGTGCTTTTTATGCTTCGCCAGGTCGTATTAACTTGATAGGTGAACATACAGATTATAACGGAGGTTTTGTTTTCCCTGGTGCCATCGATAAAGGCATGATTGCAGAAATCAAGCCTAATGGAACAGGAAAAGTACGTGCATTTTCGATTGATTTGAATGATTATGCAGAATTTGGCTTGACAGAAGAGGATGCACCAAAGGCCAGCTGGGCGCGTTATATCTTTGGTGTATGCCGTGAAATCATCAAACGAGGTGGCAATATTCAGGGATTTGATACCACATTTGCCGGAGATGTTCCTTTAGGAGCAGGCATGTCTTCTTCTGCTGCTTTGGAAAGTACTTATGCCTTTGCCTTGAATGAAATCTTTGAATTGAACATTGACAAGTTTGAACTGGCAAAGATCGGTCAGGCTACAGAACACAATTATTGTGGCGTGAATTGTGGTATTATGGACCAGTTCGCTTCTGTTTTTGGTAAGAAAGGCCATCTGATCCGTTTGGATTGTCGTTCATTGGAATACAAATATTTCCCGTTTGATCCGGAAGCCGCTGGTTATAAACTGGTCTTGCTGGATTCAGTAGTTAAACATGAACTGGCTTCATCTGCCTATAACAAACGCCGTCAGTCTTGTGAGAACGTAGTTGCAGCCATTAAGCGTAATCATCCGGAAGTGGAATTCCTGAGAGATGCTACGATGGAAATGTTGAATGAAGTGAAGGCTGATGTAAGTGCTGAAGACTATATGCGTGCTGAATATGTCATCGAAGAAATTCAACGCGTATTGGACGTTTGTGATGCATTGGAGAAAGGCGATTACGAAACAGTCGGAGAAAAGATGTATGGAACGCACTACGGCATGAGTAAATTGTATGAAGTTAGTTGCGAAGAACTTGATTTCTTAAATGATATTGCCAAGGAATGTGGCGTAACTGGCTCTCGTGTGATGGGAGGAGGTTTCGGTGGTTGTACCATCAATTTGGTAAAGGAGGATAAATATGATGCTTTTGTGGCGAAAGCTTTTGCTGAATATACAAAGAAATTCGGTCATGAGCCTAAATTATACAATGTAGTTATCAGTGATGGTGCCAGACGTCTGGCTTAA
- a CDS encoding NADH peroxidase: MKKKWICTVCGYVHEGDEAPDFCPQCKQPKSKFRELIETTGTLSFADEHVLGVAKGCDDEMIKDLNAHFMGECTEVGMYLAMSRQADREGYPEVADAFKRYAWEEAEHAAKFAELLGDVVWDTKTNLEKRMNAEQGACEDKKRIATRAKQLNLDAIHDTVHEMCKDEARHGKGFEGLFNRYFKK, translated from the coding sequence ATGAAAAAGAAATGGATTTGTACAGTATGTGGTTATGTTCATGAAGGTGATGAAGCTCCAGATTTCTGCCCGCAGTGTAAACAACCAAAAAGCAAGTTCAGAGAATTAATTGAAACAACAGGTACGCTGTCTTTTGCAGACGAACATGTTTTAGGCGTAGCAAAAGGTTGTGATGATGAAATGATCAAAGATTTGAACGCTCATTTCATGGGAGAATGTACAGAAGTTGGTATGTACTTGGCGATGAGTCGTCAGGCTGATCGTGAAGGTTATCCTGAAGTGGCTGACGCTTTCAAACGCTATGCTTGGGAAGAAGCTGAACATGCAGCTAAATTCGCTGAATTGTTAGGTGATGTTGTATGGGATACTAAGACTAACTTGGAAAAGCGTATGAATGCTGAACAGGGTGCTTGCGAAGATAAGAAACGTATTGCAACACGTGCAAAACAGTTGAACTTGGATGCTATTCATGATACAGTTCATGAAATGTGCAAAGACGAAGCTCGTCACGGTAAAGGCTTCGAAGGTTTGTTCAACCGTTATTTCAAGAAATAA
- a CDS encoding NUDIX hydrolase, with amino-acid sequence MSTLYYQGESKFFVAVDCILIGFDNRELHVLLYKRSFEPLKGSWSLMGGFVREGESVSQAANRVLTDCSGVDNLFMEQVRVYGEITRDLGERVISAAYYALVNMASIDVDTLKAHDAVWVKITELPELIFDHKQMIEDSIAILQRKAATHPIGFNLLPEKFTLPQLQTLYEAIYQAPLDKRNFRKKINSMDILEKLEEKDKSSSKRGAFYYTFNKEKYDDLQHKGVCFSL; translated from the coding sequence ATGTCAACATTATATTATCAGGGTGAGTCTAAATTCTTTGTTGCTGTCGATTGTATTTTGATCGGATTCGATAACAGAGAACTGCATGTACTGTTGTATAAACGTTCTTTTGAACCTCTGAAAGGTTCATGGTCTTTGATGGGCGGATTTGTCCGTGAAGGAGAAAGTGTATCTCAGGCTGCTAACAGAGTCCTGACAGATTGTTCTGGAGTTGACAATTTATTTATGGAGCAAGTAAGAGTTTATGGAGAGATAACCCGCGATTTAGGAGAGCGGGTTATCTCTGCTGCTTATTATGCACTAGTCAATATGGCTAGTATAGATGTAGATACCCTGAAAGCCCATGATGCTGTTTGGGTTAAAATTACCGAACTGCCAGAACTGATTTTTGATCACAAACAAATGATAGAAGACTCAATAGCTATTTTGCAGCGCAAGGCAGCTACTCATCCAATTGGATTTAATCTTCTTCCCGAGAAGTTTACTTTGCCACAATTACAAACATTGTATGAAGCCATTTATCAGGCACCCTTGGACAAGCGAAATTTCCGCAAGAAAATTAATTCTATGGATATATTGGAAAAACTGGAAGAAAAGGATAAAAGCTCATCTAAGAGAGGTGCTTTCTATTATACTTTCAATAAGGAAAAGTATGATGATTTGCAGCATAAAGGTGTTTGTTTTTCTTTGTAA
- a CDS encoding AAA family ATPase: MEDNKNRMILTIGRQFGSGGREIGMKLAKVLGIGYYDKELIAVAARESGLCTEVFEKADERASSGMAYAFTMGYPYMGMFMPYNDILSNDELFRIQSEAIRNLAAKESCVMVGRCADYILRDDPACISFFIHNNPEIRVQRIVESMGVSVEEAKNLMTKTDKGRASYYNYYTNKTWGAAASYNLSIDASILGIDDTVDFIKTFVERKLRK, encoded by the coding sequence ATGGAAGATAACAAAAATAGAATGATATTGACCATCGGTCGTCAGTTTGGAAGTGGTGGCCGTGAAATTGGCATGAAATTAGCGAAAGTCTTGGGAATAGGCTATTATGATAAGGAACTGATAGCCGTAGCTGCCCGTGAAAGTGGCTTATGTACCGAAGTCTTTGAGAAGGCTGATGAGCGGGCATCAAGTGGTATGGCTTATGCTTTTACGATGGGTTATCCGTATATGGGCATGTTTATGCCTTATAATGATATCCTGTCAAATGATGAGCTGTTCCGTATCCAAAGCGAAGCAATCCGGAATCTAGCGGCGAAGGAGTCGTGTGTGATGGTTGGCCGTTGTGCCGATTATATCTTGCGGGATGACCCGGCTTGCATCAGTTTCTTTATTCATAATAATCCGGAGATTCGTGTTCAGCGTATTGTTGAGAGTATGGGCGTTTCTGTTGAAGAAGCGAAGAATCTGATGACGAAGACAGATAAAGGACGCGCATCTTACTATAATTATTATACAAATAAAACATGGGGTGCTGCCGCTTCCTATAATCTTTCCATTGATGCTTCGATATTAGGTATTGATGATACGGTTGATTTCATCAAGACATTTGTGGAGAGAAAGCTAAGGAAATAA
- a CDS encoding IS30-like element IS4351 family transposase: protein MSKHITEEQRYAISMMLQIPMSKKAIAEAIGVDKSTVYREIKRNCDARSGSYSMELAQRKADRRKQQKHRKEVLTPAMRKRIIKLLKKGFSPEQIVGRSRLEGIAMVSHETIYRWIWEDKRRGGKLHKYLRRQGRRYAKRGSKNAGRGFIPGRVDIDERPEIVELKERFGDLEIDTIIGKNHKGAILTINDRATSRVWIRKLSGKEAIPVAKIAVWALRKVKNLIHTITADNGKEFAKHEEIAQKLEIKFYFCKPYHSWERGANENTNGLIRQYIPKGKDFSEVTNKQIKWIENKLNNRPRKRLGYLTPNEKFKQIINQNSVAFAS, encoded by the coding sequence ATGAGCAAACATATAACCGAGGAACAAAGGTATGCAATTTCTATGATGTTGCAAATACCGATGAGCAAAAAAGCAATAGCGGAAGCTATCGGAGTAGATAAAAGCACTGTTTACAGGGAGATAAAGCGCAATTGCGACGCCCGAAGTGGTAGCTATAGCATGGAGCTTGCCCAGCGAAAAGCAGACAGGCGCAAGCAGCAAAAACATCGCAAGGAAGTGCTTACACCGGCAATGAGAAAACGGATAATAAAGCTGTTGAAGAAAGGATTCAGCCCGGAGCAGATTGTCGGCAGGAGCCGCTTGGAGGGAATTGCGATGGTATCTCACGAAACGATATATCGCTGGATTTGGGAGGATAAGCGGCGGGGTGGCAAACTGCACAAATATCTTCGCAGACAAGGTCGCAGGTATGCCAAACGTGGTTCTAAAAATGCAGGGCGAGGATTTATCCCAGGCAGGGTGGATATTGATGAGCGTCCCGAGATAGTGGAACTGAAGGAGAGATTTGGTGATTTAGAGATAGATACAATTATTGGTAAGAACCACAAAGGTGCCATTCTTACCATTAACGACAGAGCAACAAGCAGGGTCTGGATACGCAAGTTGTCGGGAAAAGAAGCCATCCCGGTAGCTAAGATTGCAGTATGGGCACTGCGGAAAGTGAAAAACTTAATACACACAATTACGGCTGACAATGGAAAGGAGTTTGCAAAGCACGAGGAAATTGCGCAAAAATTGGAAATAAAATTCTATTTTTGCAAACCATACCACTCATGGGAACGTGGTGCCAATGAAAACACCAACGGGCTTATCAGGCAGTATATCCCAAAGGGTAAGGACTTTAGTGAAGTAACCAACAAACAGATTAAGTGGATTGAAAATAAACTCAATAATCGACCTCGTAAAAGACTTGGATACCTCACGCCAAACGAAAAATTTAAACAAATTATTAATCAGAATTCTGTTGCATTTGCAAGTTGA
- the rpiB gene encoding ribose 5-phosphate isomerase B — MKTIGLCCDHAGFPLKEFVKKVLRERGWEFKDFGTNSADSCDYPDFAHPLAEAVEKGEVYPGIAICGSGNGISMTLNKHKAIRAALCWKEELAVLARAHNDANVLVMPGRFISEEEALKVMDAFFSTPFEGGRHQRRVEKISEF; from the coding sequence ATGAAAACAATTGGATTGTGTTGCGATCATGCCGGATTCCCTTTGAAGGAATTTGTAAAGAAAGTTTTAAGAGAAAGAGGTTGGGAGTTCAAAGATTTCGGGACTAATTCTGCTGATAGTTGTGATTATCCCGATTTTGCTCATCCTTTAGCAGAGGCAGTAGAAAAGGGCGAAGTTTATCCGGGTATTGCTATCTGTGGATCTGGTAACGGTATCAGTATGACATTGAATAAGCATAAAGCAATTCGTGCAGCTCTTTGCTGGAAAGAGGAACTGGCTGTTTTGGCACGTGCGCATAATGACGCCAATGTCTTGGTTATGCCGGGTCGTTTTATTTCAGAAGAAGAAGCATTGAAAGTCATGGATGCTTTTTTCAGTACACCTTTTGAAGGCGGACGTCATCAGCGTAGAGTAGAAAAAATATCTGAATTCTAA
- a CDS encoding alpha-N-arabinofuranosidase yields MKKAILLLLAAVALPAWAQRDASVRIYPDKGTTTINKNLYGHFAEHLGSCIYGGLWVGPDSDIPNTQGYRTDVLEALKKLQVPVLRWPGGCFADEYHWMDGIGPKEQRPKMVNNNWGGTIEDNSFGTHEFLNLCELIGCEPYVSLNVGSGSVEEMAKWIEYMTSEGDSPMARLRRQNGRDKAWKVKYIGVGNESWGCGGSMRPEYYSDLYRRYSTYCRNYDGNQLFKVASGASDYDYNWTEVLMKNIGGRMDGISLHYYTVTGWDGSKGSATDFDPDDFYWTMGKCLEIEPVIQKHIQIMDKYDPKKNIALMVDEWGTWWDVEPGTNAGHLYQQNTMRDAFVAALTLNLFHKYCDRIQMTNIAQIVNVLQSVILTNGKKMLLTPTYHVFEMYKVHQDATWLPLDLICDQVKVRDDRTVPMLSVSASKDKAGKIHISLANVDLEQTEDVQIDLQGLQLKEVNGRILAGSNINAHNTFDQPHQVEPKEFKGAKIDKDGLLHVQMPAQSIVVLEVK; encoded by the coding sequence ATGAAGAAAGCAATTCTATTACTATTAGCTGCCGTTGCATTACCGGCATGGGCACAACGAGATGCATCAGTCCGCATTTATCCGGACAAAGGTACAACCACAATCAACAAAAACTTGTACGGACATTTTGCCGAACATTTGGGAAGTTGTATTTACGGAGGACTTTGGGTTGGTCCGGACAGCGATATTCCCAATACGCAAGGTTACAGAACCGATGTCCTCGAAGCGTTGAAAAAACTGCAAGTTCCTGTTCTTCGCTGGCCCGGAGGTTGCTTTGCCGACGAATATCACTGGATGGATGGCATCGGCCCTAAAGAGCAACGCCCCAAAATGGTCAATAACAACTGGGGTGGAACCATCGAAGACAACAGCTTTGGTACACACGAATTTCTCAATCTGTGTGAACTGATCGGTTGCGAACCCTATGTCAGCCTCAATGTCGGTAGCGGAAGTGTGGAAGAAATGGCCAAATGGATCGAATATATGACGTCTGAAGGCGACAGTCCGATGGCCCGGTTGAGAAGACAGAACGGACGAGACAAAGCCTGGAAAGTAAAATACATCGGTGTCGGCAATGAAAGCTGGGGCTGCGGTGGAAGCATGCGTCCGGAATACTATTCGGACTTATACAGACGATATTCTACTTATTGCCGGAATTACGACGGAAATCAGCTATTCAAAGTAGCCAGCGGAGCCAGTGATTATGACTATAACTGGACAGAAGTCCTGATGAAAAACATCGGTGGACGCATGGATGGCATTTCTTTACATTATTATACAGTAACCGGCTGGGACGGAAGTAAAGGTTCGGCCACCGATTTCGATCCGGATGACTTCTACTGGACCATGGGAAAATGTCTGGAAATCGAACCGGTCATCCAAAAGCATATCCAAATCATGGATAAATATGATCCGAAAAAGAATATCGCCCTGATGGTAGATGAATGGGGAACTTGGTGGGACGTTGAACCGGGAACCAACGCCGGTCACCTTTACCAGCAGAATACCATGCGTGATGCTTTTGTGGCAGCACTGACATTGAATTTGTTCCACAAATACTGTGATCGCATCCAGATGACGAATATTGCCCAGATCGTTAATGTACTCCAGTCTGTTATTCTGACAAACGGAAAGAAAATGCTCCTGACACCTACCTATCACGTATTCGAAATGTATAAAGTACATCAGGACGCAACCTGGTTGCCGTTGGATCTGATTTGTGATCAGGTAAAAGTAAGAGATGATCGTACAGTCCCGATGCTCAGTGTTTCGGCCTCGAAAGATAAAGCCGGTAAAATACACATCAGCCTGGCAAATGTAGACCTCGAACAGACAGAAGACGTACAAATTGACTTACAAGGATTACAACTCAAGGAAGTCAATGGTCGTATCCTGGCTGGCAGCAACATCAATGCCCATAACACATTTGATCAGCCACATCAGGTAGAACCGAAAGAATTCAAAGGAGCAAAAATTGACAAAGACGGCTTGCTGCATGTCCAAATGCCCGCCCAGTCGATTGTAGTTCTCGAAGTAAAATAA
- a CDS encoding transketolase family protein has protein sequence MNDIKLMNRAADNIRILAASMVEKAKSGHPGGAMGGADFVNVLFSEFLVYDPQNPRWEGRDRFFLDPGHMSPMLYSVLALTGKFTMDELKDFRQWGSVTPGHPEVNVDRGIENTSGPLGQGHTYAVGAAIAAKFLQARLGKEVMDQTIYAYISDGGIQEEISQGAGRVAGTLGLDNLIMFYDANNIQLSTKVDEVDNENVALKYESWGWKVISIDGNDADAIRQALKEAKAEKERPTLIIGTTVMGKGALGADHSSYENKVSTHGQPLSAAGVSMEDTIKNLGGDPENPFVIFPEVEALYAKRKAELNELMAEKKAVKAAWAEAHPDLAVKMANWFAGKIPEIDWAGIQQKANQATRAASATVLGVLASSVENMICASADLSNSDKTDGFLKKTHAFVKGDFSGAFFQAGVAELTMACICIGMSLHGGVIAACGTFFVFSDYMKPALRMAALMEQPVKFIWTHDAFRVGEDGPTHQPVEQEAQVRLLEKLKNHKGQNSMLVLRPADGAETTVAWKMAMENMSTPTALILSRQNITDLPAKGNRYQEALGAEKGAYILNEDANPDVTLIASGSEVSTLVDGAALLRADGVKVRIVSVPSEGLFRAQPKDYQYSVIKPDGKNFALTAGLPVSMESLVGFNGRVWGMNSFGYSAPYKVLDEKLGFTGQNVYKQVKELLAE, from the coding sequence ATGAACGACATTAAATTAATGAATAGAGCAGCTGATAATATACGTATTTTGGCTGCATCCATGGTTGAAAAGGCTAAATCAGGACACCCGGGCGGTGCAATGGGCGGCGCAGACTTTGTCAACGTATTGTTCTCTGAATTTTTAGTATATGATCCGCAGAATCCAAGATGGGAAGGACGTGACCGTTTCTTTTTGGACCCGGGACATATGTCTCCGATGTTGTATTCTGTACTGGCTTTGACCGGTAAGTTTACAATGGATGAATTGAAAGACTTCCGTCAGTGGGGCTCTGTCACTCCCGGACATCCAGAAGTAAATGTAGATAGAGGTATTGAAAATACTTCAGGTCCGTTAGGCCAGGGGCATACATATGCAGTAGGAGCAGCTATTGCGGCTAAGTTCCTTCAGGCCCGTTTAGGCAAAGAAGTAATGGATCAGACTATTTATGCCTATATTTCTGATGGCGGCATACAAGAGGAAATATCTCAAGGAGCAGGACGTGTTGCTGGTACATTGGGCCTGGATAATTTGATTATGTTCTACGATGCCAACAATATTCAGCTTTCTACGAAAGTAGACGAGGTTGATAATGAAAATGTCGCTTTAAAATATGAGTCATGGGGTTGGAAGGTTATTTCGATCGATGGTAATGACGCAGACGCTATTCGTCAGGCTTTGAAAGAAGCAAAAGCTGAGAAAGAAAGACCTACTTTGATTATTGGTACAACTGTTATGGGCAAAGGCGCATTAGGTGCTGATCATAGCAGTTATGAAAATAAGGTTTCCACACATGGCCAGCCATTATCAGCCGCCGGTGTTTCAATGGAAGATACAATTAAGAACTTGGGCGGAGACCCGGAAAACCCATTTGTCATTTTCCCTGAAGTGGAAGCTTTATATGCAAAAAGAAAAGCTGAATTGAATGAATTAATGGCCGAAAAGAAAGCTGTTAAGGCGGCTTGGGCAGAAGCTCATCCGGATTTGGCTGTTAAAATGGCAAACTGGTTTGCTGGTAAGATTCCTGAAATAGATTGGGCCGGCATTCAACAGAAAGCCAATCAGGCAACTCGAGCTGCTTCTGCTACCGTATTAGGCGTATTGGCTTCTTCGGTAGAGAATATGATTTGCGCTTCAGCCGATTTGTCTAATTCGGATAAGACAGATGGTTTCTTGAAGAAGACACATGCCTTTGTGAAAGGCGATTTCAGTGGAGCCTTTTTCCAGGCAGGTGTGGCTGAACTGACGATGGCTTGTATCTGTATTGGTATGTCATTGCATGGTGGTGTCATCGCTGCGTGCGGTACGTTCTTTGTCTTCTCAGACTATATGAAACCTGCTTTGCGAATGGCTGCCTTAATGGAACAGCCAGTTAAGTTCATCTGGACACATGATGCTTTCCGTGTTGGAGAAGATGGTCCGACTCACCAGCCGGTTGAACAGGAAGCACAGGTTCGTTTGTTGGAGAAGCTGAAGAACCATAAAGGACAGAATTCTATGTTGGTACTTCGTCCGGCAGACGGTGCTGAGACTACTGTTGCATGGAAAATGGCGATGGAAAATATGTCAACGCCGACTGCGTTAATTTTGTCCCGTCAAAATATAACTGATCTTCCTGCGAAGGGAAATCGATATCAAGAGGCATTAGGAGCAGAAAAGGGTGCTTATATTCTGAATGAGGATGCCAATCCGGATGTTACGTTGATTGCGTCAGGTTCTGAAGTATCTACTTTGGTGGATGGTGCTGCTTTATTAAGAGCTGACGGTGTTAAGGTTCGTATCGTTTCTGTTCCGTCAGAAGGATTGTTCCGTGCTCAGCCGAAAGATTATCAGTATTCTGTCATTAAGCCGGACGGTAAGAACTTTGCATTGACAGCCGGTTTGCCGGTAAGCATGGAAAGCTTGGTAGGTTTCAATGGTCGTGTATGGGGAATGAATTCATTTGGTTATTCCGCTCCATACAAAGTATTGGATGAAAAATTAGGCTTTACAGGCCAGAATGTATATAAACAGGTAAAAGAGTTACTGGCTGAATAA
- a CDS encoding DUF2490 domain-containing protein, protein MKKRLLYLFSCMHILLPFYVWGEEGFSQALKISLTGKIYKKLSFVVEEDLRSAIDFSQMQWLLGTAELNYKIHAQIKAGIAYMHLLNLYDNTQHRHRYLLYATAKQPYGPFVFSIRERFQSTYAKHKKQPTSYLRSMLTIQYHIPESDFYPFVYAETFNNTYRGSLALDRLRLSAGCDYQLNPRNQIQLYYRYHFLYAPDPVNAPQGIGLTFSHHF, encoded by the coding sequence ATGAAGAAACGATTACTGTATCTTTTTAGCTGCATGCATATATTGTTGCCTTTTTATGTCTGGGGGGAAGAAGGATTCAGCCAGGCGTTAAAAATCAGTCTGACGGGAAAGATTTATAAAAAACTATCATTTGTGGTGGAGGAAGACTTGCGATCGGCTATCGACTTTTCACAAATGCAATGGCTTTTGGGCACAGCCGAACTCAACTATAAGATTCATGCCCAGATAAAGGCTGGCATAGCTTATATGCATCTGCTCAATCTGTATGATAACACACAACACCGGCATCGCTATTTATTATATGCAACGGCCAAGCAGCCGTACGGTCCGTTTGTATTTTCTATCCGGGAGCGTTTCCAGAGTACGTATGCCAAGCATAAAAAACAACCAACCAGCTATTTGCGATCTATGCTTACAATACAATATCACATCCCGGAATCTGATTTTTATCCGTTTGTATATGCAGAGACTTTCAACAATACCTATCGAGGAAGTCTGGCTCTCGACCGCCTTCGCCTATCGGCCGGATGTGACTACCAGCTGAATCCCCGCAATCAGATCCAATTGTATTACCGGTATCATTTTCTATATGCTCCCGATCCGGTTAATGCTCCACAAGGAATTGGGCTGACCTTCTCTCATCACTTCTGA
- a CDS encoding MFS transporter codes for MNSTNQKNYTLPIIMMVALFFMISFVTGLQNPFGVIVKHQFQATNLMSQLGNAANFIAYAFMGVPAGMLLQKIGYKKTALLAIIVGFVGVFISYLSGLAGSYAVYLTGAFVSGFSMCMLNTVVNPMLNTLGGGGNKGNQLIQVAGSVNSIGATIVPVLVGYLMGDAAQATISDAAPALFLAMGIFALAFIVLISMNIPEPSLERQQKSSSSSDKHSAFSFRHFILGTVAIFIYVGVEVGIPNFMNLFATSEELGIDPTTAGSLVGTYWFLMMVGRLCGASLGARFSSKSMLTLASAVGLVFILIAIFAPITTKVSMPVFLSSLSFGMVEVPIGIMFLALCGLCTSIMWGGIFNLAVEGLGKYTEAASGFFMVMVCGGGILPLIQGVVADNAGFQASYFVILVGLAYLLYYALIGSKNVNKDIPVD; via the coding sequence ATGAATTCAACTAATCAGAAAAATTACACATTGCCTATCATTATGATGGTGGCATTGTTTTTTATGATCTCATTCGTAACGGGTCTGCAGAATCCGTTCGGAGTCATTGTTAAACACCAGTTTCAGGCAACAAACCTGATGTCGCAGTTGGGTAACGCCGCCAACTTTATCGCTTATGCGTTTATGGGTGTGCCTGCCGGTATGTTGTTGCAGAAAATTGGTTACAAGAAAACAGCTTTATTAGCCATCATCGTTGGCTTTGTAGGTGTATTTATTTCTTATTTGTCAGGCTTGGCAGGAAGCTATGCTGTTTATTTGACAGGTGCTTTCGTTTCAGGTTTCTCTATGTGTATGCTGAATACCGTAGTTAATCCGATGTTGAACACCTTAGGTGGTGGCGGTAATAAAGGGAACCAGCTGATTCAGGTCGCAGGTTCTGTTAACTCCATCGGTGCAACAATCGTTCCGGTATTGGTAGGTTATTTAATGGGTGATGCTGCTCAGGCAACGATTAGTGATGCAGCTCCGGCTCTGTTCTTGGCAATGGGTATCTTTGCTTTGGCATTTATCGTATTGATCAGTATGAACATTCCGGAACCAAGTCTGGAACGTCAGCAGAAAAGTTCAAGTTCGTCAGACAAGCATAGTGCTTTCTCTTTCCGTCACTTTATTTTAGGAACGGTTGCCATCTTTATTTATGTAGGTGTTGAAGTTGGTATTCCTAACTTTATGAACCTGTTTGCAACGAGCGAAGAGCTGGGTATTGACCCGACAACCGCAGGTAGTTTGGTAGGTACTTACTGGTTCCTGATGATGGTAGGACGTTTGTGTGGTGCTTCTTTAGGTGCTCGGTTCTCAAGTAAATCTATGTTGACTTTGGCTTCAGCAGTAGGTCTTGTATTTATCTTGATTGCTATTTTTGCTCCGATTACAACGAAAGTGAGCATGCCGGTATTCTTGTCAAGCTTGTCATTCGGTATGGTTGAAGTTCCAATTGGTATCATGTTCTTGGCTCTTTGTGGTTTGTGTACATCAATCATGTGGGGTGGAATCTTCAACTTGGCTGTTGAAGGCTTGGGTAAATATACAGAAGCTGCTTCCGGATTCTTCATGGTAATGGTTTGCGGTGGTGGTATTCTGCCGTTGATTCAAGGTGTAGTTGCTGATAATGCTGGTTTCCAGGCAAGTTATTTCGTTATCTTGGTTGGTTTGGCTTATCTGTTGTACTATGCGTTAATTGGAAGTAAAAATGTCAATAAGGATATTCCTGTTGATTGA